In a genomic window of Gossypium arboreum isolate Shixiya-1 chromosome 9, ASM2569848v2, whole genome shotgun sequence:
- the LOC108454101 gene encoding ninja-family protein AFP3-like has translation MGKAEEIGRKETQQSISMQVTNLPRDLLQRFMSSSYHFSQNGETEEEEQEEEIELSLGLSLNGRFGVDPKAKKLTRSSSIPDFINNTNESSSSPSSLFPMACGSLVRTCSLPVETEEEWRKRKEIQSLRRLAAKRKRSEKQKNLKALKDKNREGLGEENCEEDKKEEGWVNGGRGPLMAASQGSIGSQGSGSSGISELDSQPPQGTYKCQGSRSPTSVQSTTQTEQKPNIINPGKISIQKSEKLAGITAKNQHNQPGVDEKRVKASVRNIMEDMPCVSTTGDGPNGKRIEGFLYRYRKGEEVRIVCVCHGSFLSPAEFVKHAGGGDVEHPLKHIVVSPSFIF, from the exons ATGGGAAAAGCTGAAGAAATTGGAAGGAAAGAAACCCAACAAAGCATATCCATGCAAGTTACGAATCTACCGAGGGATTTACTTCAAAGATTCATGtcatcaagctatcatttttccCAAAATGGTGAAACAGAGGAAGAAGAACAAGAAGAAGAGATTGAGTTAAGTTTAGGACTTTCATTGAATGGTCGTTTTGGGgttgacccaaaagccaaaaaactCACTAGATCATCATCAATACCTGATTTCATCAACAACACTAATGAATCATCTTCTTCTCCGTCATCATTATTCCCCATGGCTTGTGGTTCACTTGTTAGAACATGTTCTTTACCTGTTGAAACTGAAGAAGAATGGAGGAAAAGGAAGGAGATACAGAGTTTAAGGAGGTTGGCAGCTAAGAGGAAAAGGTCTGAGAAACAAAAGAATTTGAAAGCTTTAAAAGATAAGAATAGAGAAGGTTTAGGTGAAGAGAATTGTGAAGAAGATAAGAAAGAAGAGGGTTGGGTTAATGGTGGTCGTGGACCATTAATGGCTGCTTCACAAGGTTCAATTGGTTCTCAAGGAAGTGGTTCTTCAGGCATATCTGAACTTGACAGCCAACCACCTCAAG GAACTTACAAATGCCAAGGGTCAAGAAGCCCTACGAGTGTGCAATCTACAACACAAACCGAGCAAAAACCAAACATCATCAACCCCGGAAAGATATCAATTCAGAAATCCGAAAAGTTAGCCGGAATCACAGCTAAGAATCAACATAATCAACCAGGAGTAGATGAAAAAAGAGTTAAGGCAAGTGTGAGGAACATAATGGAAGACATGCCATGTGTGTCAACAACAGGAGATGGTCCTAATGGGAAAAGAATAGAAGGGTTTCTTTACAGATATAGAAAAGGTGAAGAAGTGAGAATAGTATGTGTTTGTCATGGCAGTTTCCTTTCTCCGGCCGAGTTTGTCAAACATGCCGGCGGTGGCGACGTAGAACATCCGTTAAAGCATATAGTTGTTAGCCCTTCTTTCATTTTCTAG
- the LOC108457509 gene encoding LRR receptor-like serine/threonine-protein kinase RPK2, protein MASFSAPVIKWQPFFLLFCALNCVVWSDDSSNKAVLLEFKESVSDPSGLLSTWSKNSHHCSWSGVTCDKDFKVLSLNITGFGKGPKGNNSLNKTAVSASFSCSNYSLYPFYGFGIRRNCGVSNGSLSGKLLPSIGKLSELKILSLPFHRFHGEIPSEIWGLEKLEVLDLENCLLSGKLPVTVSGLKNLRVLNLGFNNIRGEIPSWLSSLDRMEMLNLAGNLVNGTVPAFVGRFRDVYLSFTWLGGSLPADIGEDCRLEHLDLSGNYFVGEIPASLGKCSHLRSLLLYTNMFEEGIPRELGQLQNLEVLDVSRNSLSGPVPVELGNCSALTVLVLSNMFNPYDNLAMVKGDANYVSDDFNFYQGAIPSEITKLSKLRVLWAPRATLEGNLPKDWGSCDNLEMVNLAQNFFAGEIPFGLTLCKKLRYLDLSSNKRLTGELKKELAVPCMSVFDISENSLSGNIPRFDNSRCPDVLTSDSYSFEPFNPTSAYLSFLASKVQVGTSINFLDRDGGPAVFHKFAGNNFSGSVLSMPVSPQRLEKHISYAFYAGENFLSGPFPGNLFENCNGLDALFVNVSYNRMSGPIPEDISKVCKSLKFLDVSMNQITGPIPPSMADLVSLVSLNLSWNLLQGQIPSSFGQMKDLRFLSLAGNNLTGSIPSTFGLLRSLEKLELSSNSLSGEIPESLVNLKNLTVLLLNNNKLSGQIPSGLANVTMLSSFNVSFNNLSGPLPSSNNLMKCSSLLGNPLLQPCRSYTLMPSSDQARAGDSQNDAASPPGPATQKNRNSGFRSIEIASITSASAIVSVLLALVILFLFTRKWNSRSKISTTKKEVTIFTEIPVPLTFDIVVQATGNFNASNCIGNGGFGSTYKAEISPGVLVAIKRLAIGRLQGFQQFDAEIKILGRLRHPNLVTLIGYHASETETFLIYNYLPGGNLEKFIQERSTRAVEWRVLHKIALDIARALAYLHDQCVPRILHRDVKPSNILLDDDHNAYLSDFGLARLLGTSETHATTGVAGTFGYVAPEYAMTCRVSDKADVYSYGVVLLELLSDKKALDPSFSPYGNGFNIVQWSCMLLRQGQAKEFFTAGLWDAGPQNDLVEVLHLAVVCTVDSLSTRPTMKQVVRRLKQLEPPSF, encoded by the coding sequence ATGGCTTCGTTTTCAGCTCCAGTTATCAAGTGGCAGCCATTTTTCTTACTCTTCTGTGCGTTGAACTGTGTCGTTTGGAGTGATGATTCTTCAAACAAAGCTGTTCTTCTTGAATTTAAGGAGTCTGTTTCAGATCCCTCGGGGCTTTTATCCACTTGGTCCAAGAATTCCCATCACTGTTCATGGTCTGGTGTTACATGTGACAAAGACTTCAAGGTTCTGTCTCTTAACATAACTGGTTTTGGGAAAGGTCCAAAAGGTAACAATAGTCTCAACAAAACAGCTGTTTCTGCTTCGTTTTCTTGTTCTAACTACAGTTTATACCCATTTTATGGATTTGGTATTAGAAGGAATTGTGGGGTAAGTAATGGGAGTTTGTCTGGTAAATTGTTGCCTTCCATTGGGAAATTGAGTGAACTTAAGATTTTATCACTTCCTTTTCATAGATTTCATGGTGAAATCCCTTCTGAAATTTGGGGGTTGGAAAAGTTGGAAGTACTTGATTTAGAGAACTGTTTGTTATCTGGGAAATTGCCTGTTACGGTTTCCGGGTTAAAGAATTTGAGAGTTCTTAATTTGGGGTTTAATAATATCAGAGGAGAGATACCAAGTTGGCTTTCGAGTTTGGACCGAATGGAGATGTTAAACTTGGCTGGTAATCTTGTGAATGGAACCGTTCCAGCATTTGTGGGAAGGTTTAGAGATGTTTATTTGTCGTTTACGTGGCTAGGGGGGTCATTACCGGCTGATATTGGTGAAGATTGTAGGCTTGAGCATTTGGATTTATCGGGGAACTACTTTGTTGGGGAGATTCCTGCTAGTTTGGGGAAGTGTAGTCATTTGAGGTCGTTGTTGTTATATACAAATATGTTTGAAGAAGGCATTCCACGTGAACTCGGTCAGCTTCAGAATCTTGAAGTGTTGGATGTTTCAAGGAATAGTTTGAGTGGTCCGGTACCTGTTGAGCTCGGGAACTGTTCTGCTTTGACAGTGCTTGTTCTTTCAAATATGTTTAATCCGTATGATAACCTTGCTATGGTTAAAGGGGATGCAAACTATGTAAgtgatgattttaatttttatcaagGTGCGATCCCGAGTGAGATTACAAAGCTTTCAAAGCTGAGGGTATTATGGGCTCCAAGAGCAACGTTAGAGGGCAACTTGCCAAAAGATTGGGGTTCTTGTGATAACTTGGAGATGGTGAATTTGGCGCAGAATTTCTTTGCCGGTGAAATTCCGTTCGGTCTCACGCTCTGCAAGAAGCTGCGGTATCTTGACTTAAGCTCGAATAAGCGCCTTACTGGAGAGCTTAAAAAGGAACTTGCAGTTCCTTGTATGAGTGTCTTCGATATCAGTGAAAATTCCTTGTCAGGTAATATCCCAAGATTCGACAACAGTAGATGTCCCGATGTTCTTACATCGGATTCCTATTCTTTTGAACCCTTCAACCCAACATCTGCATATTTATCATTTTTGGCAAGTAAAGTTCAGGTTGGAACATCTATCAATTTTTTGGACAGAGATGGGGGTCCTGCTGTGTTTCACAAATTTGCTGGTAACAACTTCAGTGGCAGTGTCTTATCAATGCCGGTCTCACCCCAAAGATTGGAGAAACATATTTCTTATGCATTTTATGCCGGAGAGAACTTTCTCAGTGGACCATTTCCTGGGAATTTGTTCGAGAACTGCAATGGATTGGATGCACTGTTTGTTAATGTCAGCTACAACAGAATGTCTGGTCCAATTCCGGAGGACATCAGTAAAGTTTGCAAGTCTCTCAAATTTCTGGATGTCTCTATGAATCAAATAACTGGGCCGATTCCCCCGAGCATGGCAGACTTAGTTTCACTTGTTTCTCTTAATTTGAGTTGGAACCTGTTACAAGGTCAGATTCCGAGCAGTTTTGGGCAGATGAAGGATCTCCGGTTTCTTTCTTTGGCTGGTAACAATCTGACTGGTTCTATTCCTTCCACGTTCGGGCTGTTGCGATCTTTAGAGAAGTTGGAGCTGTCGTCAAATTCACTTTCTGGTGAAATTCCTGAAAGCCTGGTTAACTTGAAAAATCTGACTGTTCTTCTGCTCAATAACAACAAATTGTCCGGGCAAATTCCCTCTGGTTTGGCGAATGTGACTATGCTCTCTTCTTTCAATGTGTCCTTCAATAACTTGTCGGGGCCACTGCCGTCGAGTAATAATTTGATGAAATGCAGCAGCCTTCTCGGAAACCCTCTTCTACAACCGTGCCGTTCATACACCTTAATGCCATCTTCAGATCAAGCTAGAGCAGGTGATTCACAAAATGATGCTGCATCACCTCCGGGACCTGCAACTCAAAAGAATAGAAATAGTGGTTTCCGTTCAATCGAGATAGCATCGATAACATCTGCTTCAGCCATTGTTTCCGTTCTTCTGGCTCTTGTTATTTTATTCCTATTTACGAGGAAGTGGAATTCAAGATCCAAAATCAGCACCACCAAAAAAGAAGTGACTATTTTCACAGAAATCCCGGTGCCATTGACATTTGACATTGTTGTGCAAGCCACAGGGAATTTCAATGCCAGCAACTGTATTGGGAATGGAGGTTTCGGGTCAACTTATAAAGCCGAGATCTCTCCTGGAGTTTTAGTTGCAATAAAGCGGCTTGCTATTGGACGGTTACAAGGCTTTCAACAGTTTGATGCTGAAATTAAAATTCTCGGGAGGTTACGCCACCCGAATCTTGTCACTTTAATCGGGTACCACGCCAGTGAAACTGAGACATTCCTTATATACAATTATTTGCCCGGTGGTAACTTGGAAAAGTTTATTCAAGAGAGGTCGACGAGAGCTGTGGAATGGAGGGTACTTCACAAGATTGCTTTAGACATAGCCCGAGCTCTCGCCTACCTACATGATCAATGTGTACCACGTATTCTCCATCGTGATGTCAAACCAAGCAATATCTTGTTAGATGATGATCACAATGCTTATTTATCGGATTTCGGTTTGGCCAGACTTTTGGGAACTTCAGAAACTCACGCTACCACAGGTGTTGCTGGAACGTTCGGGTATGTTGCTCCGGAATATGCAATGACTTGCCGTGTTTCTGATAAAGCTGATGTTTACAGTTATGGGGTGGTACTCCTCGAGCTGCTCTCTGATAAGAAAGCTTTAGATCCTTCATTTTCTCCTTACGGAAATGGTTTCAACATAGTTCAATGGTCTTGCATGCTCTTACGACAAGGCCAAGCCAAAGAGTTCTTCACTGCAGGTTTATGGGATGCAGGTCCCCAAAACGACCTGGTCGAAGTTCTACACTTGGCAGTTGTGTGTACTGTCGATTCACTCTCGACTAGACCTACAATGAAACAAGTAGTACGACGGCTAAAGCAACTTGAGCCACCGTCATTTTAG